TGCTTCTGAAGAAACCGAAGAAGATGAAGGTGTTGATAATGCTGGTAGCAAACAAGTTATCAACGTTGTTGATGCTATGAGACTTGTTGAAACCTCATTCGATAAAAAATCCTACACTGGTTACATTAAAGCTTACATGAAGGAAGTTCTTGCCAAACTCGCTGACAATAACCCAAGCCGTGTTGACGCCTTCAAAAAGGATGCCGCTGATTTTGTCAAATCAGTTCTCGGTAAATTCGACGAATACAAATTCTACACTGGTGAAAATATGGATGCTGATGGTCATGTCGCTTTAATGTACTACAAACCAGGTGAAGTTGATCCAATCTTTTTATACTTCAAAGGTatgttatttaatttaatattttctaaaaaaaaaaaaaagaaaaagaaaaaaaaaaaaaatcaaattctaattttatttattttattttatttggaaaTATAGACGGTTTAGAATCagttaaatattaaaataattttttcaaagtgTTATAATAAATGGtcttataaaaataaaaaaaaaaaaaaaaaaatatcaattttaaatgtgtgtttatatttttattattatcattgagATTTTTacatttctattattttaatttatttttaaaaaagtatttctcaaaaaatgttttatttatatacccacaaataaaattttttttttttttttgaatttattttttattttttttatttttttatttttcattttttcttttttacctttttctcatatgaaaagaaaaaaaaaatatgaatacatctaatataattaaaaataataaatcaagagaaggttttaaaagaaataataataataataataataatagttttgatGCAACCAGTGTTAAACAATTACCAACAACATCAGATGAATTAAGGTATAAACACTACTTTGGAGAGTATTTAGGATATGGAGTGAAAATCATTGATTATGAACAAGGATTAGATTTATATAAACATGGTTCATATGGTAAAGGTATATTATCAAGAAGTTTTCcaatatttgataatattaaaaattcttcAATAACTGGTTCTGGttttcatattaaaaaaaaagataaattaaataataaaagaccaagagattttaataataataatgaaaaccaaacaacaacaacaacaacaacaacaacaacaacaacaacaacaacaacaacttcaacaacagaAAATACAAATGTTTTAGAAGAGGAAAGAGTtataaaacaacaaaaaacaacTCATTTAGAGAATcaagataatattaaaattgatgaaaataaaattgaaaatgaagaaaacctattaccaacatcaacatcatcatcaccaccaaataCAGAAAAAGTTGAATATTTACAACTAAGTTTATGTGAagcattttatttaatttattcattaggttgtttaacaattttaaGGAGACCAAACTCAtctgataaaattattaaaactaatgatatagatacaaataaaaaaacaatggttAAAGTAagaaaattcattttaatatctcattatgttttgttttttttatttttttattatagaatgtatattctaaaaataattttcacttttttaattttaaaaaaaaaaaaaaaaaaaaaaaaaaaaaaaaagatgacaATCCAAGAATGTTGGAAAGAATTTCAAACAATTGAAAGttcatttatttcaaaatatattaCATATCATTATTTTAGATCATTAGGTTGGATTCCAAGATCAGGTATAAAGTATGGTTGTGATTATATcctatataaattaaaaccagATTTAATACATGCACAATATGGTATTATCATTCAAAATAGAAATGAACAATccacaaataataatgataataataataataataatggtgaaatCAATAGTAATCAACCTTTATTTGATGAAAGTAGTGGTAATAGAATTATTCAATCATGGGATGAATTATCAGGTATAAATAGAGTATCTGAATCTGTAGCAAAGGTAAGGtttataacaataatgaatttttttttcctaaaaaaaaaaagttggtcgattttcttttttttttttttttatttaggttttaattttatttttaattttttttttttttttttttttttttttttttttttttttttttttttttttttttttttttatatttaatcaCAATAGCGctttcacaaaaaaaagtttttttataattttttcgctatttttatttttatgatgCAACAAAAAAAGCTgcaaatattttcatttaaaaaaaaaaaaaaaaaaaaaattgtagaAGCAGATTTGGAGTCGTGCAATAATAATGTGAATAAGGCTTCAATACTTTATATTAAGTTTGTTTGTAAAGGgtcatttttttatcatattaCACTTCTATTTTTTGGTGAAGggtaagaaaaaaaaaaaaatttttttaccATTTGTTGTTGTCACTAATTATTttgtggtaaaaaaaaaaaaaaagaaaaaaaaaaaaaaaaaaaagaaaaaaaaaaaaaaagaaaaaaaaaaaaacaaataattaaaaacaatagtttataaatagattatattttttttatttttttttttttatttttataactttatttttattgttttattatcatttccGATAAAATTGTGATTTTATGCAAAAGGGTTGAATtttcagatttttttttgaaaagtgGTGATGTGGtcagaaaattttttttttaaaaaattatttacacaTAATCataaatgatgattttttggcgacaccaaaaaaaaaaaaaaaaaaaagaaaataataattaaaaattaaagaaaaaaagagataattaaacctttattattgtttatttttgtttttttttttttatttttttctttttttttttattccaaactctttaaattactaattattgtttatttttggttttttttttttaatttttttttttttttaattttttattccaaACTCTTTAAATtactaacttttttttttttaaaaaaaaaaaaaaaaaaaaaaaaattatagggaattattgtttttaatatttttaaaccaaaaaatcattctgaaaaatttataaatagaatTACAGAgttaaaaagtaataatggtgatataaataaattaaacaatagAATGAATGAAAAGACCAAAATAGAACACATTGATCTGGAATCATTATCAGACTATAAGGTTAATATGTGGGAGTTAAAAAGGTGGATTCCTAATAGAACACGAGCATGAATATGCaagaatatttataaataaattttttaatttttttttatttttaatttttttttttatttttaattttttttttatttttaattttttatttattttaaaataacatTATTATCGCACAACATAGATCACATGACCATTTTAGGACCGGTctattttatgaaaaaaaaaaaatactttgaaaaaaaatagaaaaaaaattaaaaataaataaaatttttattttttttttttcgaattATAACCACCttcctttttaaaaatcgtttttttttttttttgaggggttgtgatattattttaattaaaaaaaaaaatgaaagaagCATAGTGTTTCCATACATTAATGTTGAAAGTGTGGTGTTTTTCAGACTTTCCTTTTGAGAAATTcatttgggtttttttttttttgaaaacacATCagatcaaaaaataattaaaattaattttattttatttttattactgaCCACCCGTCTcctaaaaaattttcaatataaaaaggagaaaagaaaaaaaaaaatttttcatttcattcaacaattactttttttttagttgcataaaaaaaaaacttataacaataattcatttaaataaataaaagttatttaaataaaaacttcaaattatatattcaattttttcccaatatttatttttagaaattctttaaaaataaatattttattataaaaaaaaaaaaaaaaaaaaaaaaaaaaataaaataataaaaaaaaaaaaagaccaaattaaataataataataataataataataattaatttttttcgtTTCCAATTATCAACCATAGTGTAATATGTTGGagtatcttttaaataaaagtaataataataataataataataataacagttttagtaaatataataaacaatttaaccttttaaaaattaaaatttaaaaagacaaaaataaattgttttcacaataattaataattataataattttttaaaaaaatctcaTCAATTGtaagttttaatttaaaatgatttcattttatttttatccttttttaaactttcatATTTtcatacatttttttttgtgtcgattttttcaaataaaaaataaaataaaaaataaaaataaaaaaaaataataaaaataaaaaaaaaaataataaaaataaaaaaaaaaaaaaaaataaaaaaaaataaaaaaaaattacagataaaaatacattaattttataattaatagaAGGGTCGGaattcattttataaaaaaaaaaaaaaaaaaaaaaaaaaaaatataaaataatttatatcgATCATTTAAAGTTTAGAATAaggaataaattttttttttttttttttttttttttttaaaaaaattttcaaatgacctttttaaaatattagataacaaaaaaaaaaaaaaaaaaaaattatttatttatatatatatatcatttataaaataataataaataattgcaaaaatttgtttttttttttttttcttttttaaataaattaaaagaaaaaaaaaatcatatggtaaattttgtttaaacAAGAAATAATTTCCATTCCACTGAAATATAAGATATTATTTGACACACCACACAcaagatttattttatttttttatttattttttatatatttttttttttttttaaaaaaaattctttaaattagtTGTCCTAAAATGTGgggtaatttattttttttttcccattccattattttattttttttttatttatttgccACAAACacgaaaataataataatatataatataaaatacatatatttttaaattttttttttccctttttttttgtttcttttttttttttttttttttaattttttttctaaacaaaaaaacatataaaatttatgaaaattaaactaacattctaaaatttttttatttaaatttgtaattttatttattatataatttttttttttttttataatagatttaaataatctttaaaaaaaaaaaaaaaaaaaaacaaaatggataataatcaaattccaaaaaattcACCAGAGTCATCTGCAATCAATTCAGCAGAGTCCtcaccaaaatcaaatgTTAGTAGTGATGTTTTACATGAAAATCATCacaaagaacaacaacaactccaacaacaacttcaacaagaacaacaacaacaacaacttccaACAACACCTCAATCAGAACCAACTCAACGTGTTAATAACAATGAAGAAGGTATTGAGATGGATAGAATTGccgaaaattcaaatattaatgttCCATCAGATGTTGGAGAATCATCCTTGAAAACCATTTCAGGTTACCCAAGCAGTAAAAATACTGAAGCTGGTAgcagtagtagtggtaaaaAGGAAGAAGATTATAACTATAGATCAACTTGGGTACCAAAACTTCATcaagaattatttgaaaatccaGAAGTTTTGGAGTCAAGAAGAACTAAACAAAGAGCTTCCAATTATAGAAAAACTCttgaaagagaaaaagaaggTATCAAACCATTAGATAATATTTTAGAAGAATTAAAAGCAAATGCAAATGGTTTAACAAAAGCTGAAGCTCAAAAaaggtaaattattattattataaatatatattgtttttttttttttttaaaatttatttttatattaatttttttttttttttttttttttttttttaataataatttatagaTTAGAAGAAGTTGGACCAAATGCAATTCCAGATGTTAAAAGATATccaattttagaatttttatattttatgtGGAATCCATTATCATGGACTATGGAAGTTGCAGCTATTGTATCAATTGCATTATTAGATTGGGTTGattttatattgatttgTGCATTATTACTTTTGAATGCAACCATTGGTTTCATTGAAGAGAATACAGCAGGTAATGCAGTAGAGGCTTTAAAGAA
This region of Dictyostelium discoideum AX4 chromosome 3 chromosome, whole genome shotgun sequence genomic DNA includes:
- a CDS encoding hypothetical protein (Q10344 Translationally controlled tumor protein homolog (TCTP) (p23fyp)), with product MRVFKDIVGYSHDELCSDAYPMTEINNGLIYEVQAKMVTIDLDVKVNTGANAASEETEEDEGVDNAGSKQVINVVDAMRLVETSFDKKSYTGYIKAYMKEVLAKLADNNPSRVDAFKKDAADFVKSVLGKFDEYKFYTGENMDADGHVALMYYKPGEVDPIFLYFKDGLESVKY